The proteins below are encoded in one region of Limnochorda pilosa:
- a CDS encoding GNAT family N-acetyltransferase: MREQVADEQVRIRAYRGGDEEDLVALWNRSLPQDPITLQLFTRRVLCDANFDPEGLIVAEHPAGGRVLVGFMLTLVRRVPMWGDDLEPDHAWVTVFGVDRGWRGRGVGRRLWEAVAAFARARGRRYVSFAPYAPNYFLPGIDREAYPSGAAFLDRLGFRTLYQAVAMDRSLVGYQVPEEVRALQARREAEGYRFSPLDPAHLAETVWLAHEDFNPDWGRVLRESLLQGVPMDQTLISTDPSGRVVGFAMFGAYDHVNERFGPFGVDESQRGKGLGKILLHLTMAEMRARGLHTAWFLWTGETTPAGYLYIETGYRITRRFDVMRCDLREAGDAP, translated from the coding sequence ATGCGTGAGCAGGTGGCGGACGAGCAGGTGCGGATCCGAGCCTATCGGGGCGGCGATGAGGAGGACCTGGTGGCCCTCTGGAACCGGAGCCTGCCCCAGGATCCCATCACCCTCCAGCTCTTCACGCGCCGGGTGCTCTGCGACGCCAACTTTGACCCTGAGGGCCTGATCGTGGCCGAGCACCCGGCCGGCGGACGGGTGCTGGTGGGCTTCATGCTCACCTTGGTGCGCCGGGTCCCCATGTGGGGGGACGACCTGGAACCCGACCACGCCTGGGTCACCGTCTTCGGCGTCGATCGCGGCTGGAGGGGCCGGGGCGTGGGCCGCCGGCTCTGGGAGGCGGTGGCCGCCTTCGCCCGGGCCCGCGGGCGCCGGTACGTCTCCTTCGCCCCCTACGCGCCCAACTACTTCCTGCCCGGCATCGACCGGGAGGCGTACCCCTCGGGGGCGGCCTTCCTGGACCGCCTGGGCTTCCGGACCCTCTACCAGGCGGTGGCCATGGACCGGAGCCTGGTGGGCTACCAGGTCCCGGAAGAGGTGCGCGCCCTCCAGGCCCGGCGCGAGGCCGAGGGATACCGCTTCTCCCCCCTGGACCCGGCGCACCTGGCGGAGACGGTGTGGCTCGCGCACGAGGACTTCAACCCCGACTGGGGCCGGGTGCTGCGGGAGAGCCTGCTCCAGGGCGTGCCCATGGACCAGACGCTGATCAGCACCGACCCCTCGGGGCGGGTGGTGGGCTTCGCCATGTTCGGCGCCTACGACCACGTGAACGAGCGCTTCGGCCCCTTTGGGGTGGACGAGTCCCAACGGGGGAAGGGGTTGGGCAAGATCCTCCTCCACCTGACCATGGCCGAGATGCGGGCCCGGGGGCTCCACACCGCCTGGTTCCTCTGGACAGGCGAGACCACGCCCGCCGGCTACCTCTACATCGAAACGGGCTACCGCATCACCCGGCGCTTCGACGTGATGCGCTGCGACCTGAGGGAAGCGGGGGACGCCCCGTGA
- a CDS encoding exo-beta-N-acetylmuramidase NamZ family protein, translated as MSRELGSTPGNAGHRGAAREDASRGGAPHEAGPPSPRVRVGAEVLVEDLAGRLQGRRVALLTNGAAIDGQARWVAERVVEAGARLVALFGPEHGLRGEAQAGVKVGDTRDPRWGVPVHSLYGATHRPTPEALKDVELFLCDLPDGGSRYWTFIATASEALEACGEQGIPFLLLDRPNPVGGVEVEGNVLDPAFRSLVGYHPMPIRHGLTLGEILSWRAAAGLGRGALEVVPVQGWRRTWRWRETGLPWASPSPNVPSPETLLLYPGTCLVEGTNLSEGRGTAHSFRWIGAPWIDPDRLAQELNGRGLPGVRFRPVFFEPTFSKHAGHLCAGVEPHVLDPEAFRPVRTGLHLLDALRRQRPEAFAWVGGERPFIDLLAGGEALRHHVEEGRDPDALADAWESQAAAFRRDAEPFLLYADAGRDGGGSRAGGAGEEEGP; from the coding sequence GTGAGCCGCGAGCTGGGGTCCACACCCGGGAACGCCGGCCACCGGGGCGCGGCGCGGGAGGATGCCTCCCGCGGCGGGGCCCCCCACGAGGCCGGGCCCCCGTCGCCCCGGGTGCGCGTGGGCGCCGAGGTGCTGGTGGAGGATCTGGCCGGGCGGCTTCAGGGGCGTCGGGTGGCCCTCCTAACCAACGGCGCCGCCATCGACGGCCAGGCCCGCTGGGTTGCGGAGCGGGTGGTGGAGGCCGGAGCCCGGCTGGTGGCCCTCTTCGGTCCCGAGCACGGGCTTCGGGGCGAGGCCCAGGCCGGAGTGAAGGTGGGAGACACCCGAGACCCCCGCTGGGGCGTGCCCGTCCACAGCCTCTACGGGGCGACCCACCGTCCCACCCCCGAGGCCCTGAAGGACGTGGAGCTCTTCCTCTGCGACCTGCCCGACGGCGGCAGCCGCTACTGGACCTTCATCGCGACCGCCTCGGAGGCGCTGGAGGCCTGCGGCGAGCAGGGCATCCCCTTCCTCCTGCTGGACCGGCCCAACCCCGTGGGCGGCGTCGAGGTCGAGGGGAACGTACTGGACCCCGCGTTCCGCTCGCTGGTAGGGTACCACCCCATGCCCATCCGGCACGGCCTCACCCTGGGCGAGATCCTCTCCTGGCGGGCGGCGGCGGGCCTGGGACGCGGTGCGCTGGAGGTGGTGCCGGTGCAGGGATGGCGGCGGACCTGGCGCTGGCGGGAGACGGGGCTTCCCTGGGCCTCGCCGTCGCCCAACGTCCCCAGCCCCGAGACGCTCCTCCTCTACCCGGGCACCTGCCTGGTGGAGGGGACCAACCTCTCCGAAGGGCGGGGTACGGCCCACTCCTTCCGATGGATCGGGGCGCCCTGGATCGACCCGGACCGGCTGGCCCAGGAGCTGAACGGCCGCGGCCTGCCCGGTGTTCGCTTCCGCCCCGTCTTCTTCGAGCCCACTTTCTCCAAGCACGCAGGCCACCTCTGCGCCGGGGTGGAGCCCCACGTGCTGGATCCGGAAGCGTTCAGGCCCGTGCGCACCGGCCTCCACCTGCTGGACGCGCTGCGGCGGCAGCGCCCCGAGGCCTTCGCCTGGGTGGGGGGCGAGCGCCCCTTCATCGACCTGCTGGCCGGGGGGGAGGCGCTCCGCCACCACGTGGAGGAGGGCCGGGACCCCGACGCCCTGGCCGACGCGTGGGAGTCCCAGGCCGCTGCCTTCCGCAGAGACGCAGAACCATTCCTGCTTTACGC
- a CDS encoding carbohydrate ABC transporter permease, translating to MGNNTVSVAPPTPGTQTAPRWKRNATREALEGYLFVLPKMLLFAAFLVAPVVMGVRMAFQNVGPLESSWVGFDNFREILSDAIFWRALRNTAVYTLVTVPGNVMLALVLASLIQPLGNRLQTFFRAAYYLPAVASAVVLAMAWKWLFDSDYGLFNYALSLLGLSRVEWLILPSVALWSIILMALLSPPGSGVILYLAAMNGIPRELYEAADIDGATGLQQWWRLTVPLVMPTTLYIVVMSTIGSFQVFTSVYVMTGGGPGNATTTIVTEIYNSAFRFFNFGKASAEAVLLFLIVAALAVLQFRWLSKDIEY from the coding sequence ACACAGACCGCCCCGCGATGGAAACGGAATGCCACGCGTGAAGCGCTTGAAGGATACCTGTTCGTCCTTCCGAAGATGCTACTCTTTGCGGCCTTCCTTGTCGCCCCCGTGGTCATGGGCGTGCGTATGGCCTTCCAGAATGTCGGGCCTCTTGAGTCGAGCTGGGTGGGATTCGACAACTTCCGGGAAATCCTGAGTGACGCAATCTTCTGGCGGGCGCTACGCAATACTGCTGTCTATACCCTGGTAACCGTACCTGGCAATGTGATGCTTGCACTTGTGCTAGCGAGCCTCATTCAACCGCTGGGCAACCGCCTGCAAACATTCTTCCGGGCCGCTTACTATTTGCCGGCGGTGGCTTCTGCCGTGGTTCTTGCGATGGCGTGGAAGTGGTTATTCGATTCGGACTATGGGCTCTTTAACTATGCTCTCTCGCTGCTGGGTCTGTCTAGGGTAGAGTGGCTTATCCTACCGAGTGTTGCCTTGTGGAGCATCATCTTGATGGCGCTTCTCTCGCCCCCCGGTTCGGGTGTGATCCTGTATCTTGCTGCAATGAACGGGATTCCCCGTGAACTCTACGAGGCGGCTGACATCGACGGAGCAACAGGTTTACAGCAGTGGTGGCGCCTTACAGTGCCACTCGTTATGCCAACCACGCTATACATCGTGGTTATGAGTACCATCGGATCGTTTCAGGTCTTCACGAGCGTATATGTGATGACCGGTGGCGGACCCGGAAACGCTACTACAACAATTGTAACGGAGATCTACAATAGTGCATTTCGGTTCTTCAACTTCGGGAAAGCCAGCGCTGAAGCTGTTCTCCTTTTCTTGATCGTGGCGGCTTTGGCAGTGCTACAGTTTCGATGGCTCTCTAAAGATATCGAGTATTAG
- a CDS encoding carbohydrate ABC transporter permease, with product MAVGSGGRPRRRRWSRVLVYLVLGAGAVTMAVPFLDMFLGAMKTPAELLARPPVWIPRTPQWNVFLEIWSMMPMARWYLNSLIVAGSITVLVLLTSSLGGLALAKYRFKGRELIFRFVLVAQMFPLFLFLIPNYIIMARWPLAGGNDLFGQGGSGLLGTYFALILPFAVNWWGIFMMRQFMVGLPDEFMDAARIDGCSEWRIYWQVILPMVRPALATLGIFVFLMSWNEFIWTMTVTRAAPDLQTVPVGIQLMRDTFDPTRNAALRRAALAVSTLPVMVLFLSLQRHYVRGLVMTGLKG from the coding sequence GTGGCGGTGGGCAGCGGGGGGAGGCCCAGGCGGCGGCGCTGGAGCCGGGTGCTGGTCTACCTGGTGCTGGGCGCGGGGGCGGTCACCATGGCCGTGCCCTTCCTCGACATGTTCCTGGGGGCCATGAAGACGCCCGCGGAGCTCCTGGCGAGGCCGCCGGTCTGGATCCCCCGGACGCCCCAGTGGAACGTCTTCCTGGAGATCTGGTCCATGATGCCCATGGCCCGCTGGTACCTGAACAGCTTGATCGTGGCGGGCTCCATCACCGTTCTGGTGCTCCTCACCAGCAGCCTGGGCGGCCTGGCCCTGGCCAAGTACCGGTTCAAGGGCCGGGAGCTGATCTTCCGCTTCGTGCTCGTGGCCCAGATGTTCCCGCTCTTCCTCTTCCTGATCCCCAACTACATCATCATGGCCCGCTGGCCCCTGGCGGGCGGCAACGACCTCTTCGGGCAGGGGGGCTCGGGGCTGCTCGGCACCTACTTCGCCCTCATCCTCCCCTTCGCGGTCAACTGGTGGGGGATCTTCATGATGCGCCAGTTCATGGTGGGGCTGCCCGACGAGTTCATGGACGCGGCCCGCATCGACGGCTGCTCCGAGTGGCGGATCTACTGGCAGGTCATCCTGCCCATGGTGAGGCCAGCGCTGGCGACGCTGGGGATCTTCGTCTTCCTCATGTCCTGGAACGAGTTCATCTGGACCATGACGGTCACCCGGGCCGCACCCGACCTGCAGACGGTCCCCGTGGGCATCCAGCTCATGCGGGACACCTTCGACCCCACCCGCAACGCCGCCCTGAGGCGGGCGGCCCTGGCGGTGAGCACCCTTCCCGTCATGGTCCTCTTCCTCTCCCTGCAGCGGCACTACGTACGAGGGCTGGTAATGACGGGCCTGAAAGGCTGA
- a CDS encoding PIG-L deacetylase family protein — protein sequence MSDGTRHIMVVGAHAGDGEIMAGLLVAKYTRAGHRATFVHLTPGEKGHPTLAPEAYAEQKRREAVEVDRRLGAETVFLPYKDAELPLNDEVKVALCDVIRERRPDILVTHWQGSIHPDHERAHFITEGARFFAALPAIQRALPAHGAWGLWYAENWEDPYGFEIDTYVDVSDVFDLWVDAVQGYELFGGKVSSFRYLDYYKALATLRGCLAGTRYAVGLMSPRGTNVRKEKAGLPGFPV from the coding sequence ATGTCCGACGGGACGCGTCACATCATGGTGGTGGGGGCCCACGCTGGCGACGGCGAGATCATGGCGGGACTCCTGGTGGCCAAGTACACCCGGGCCGGCCACCGGGCCACCTTCGTCCACCTGACCCCTGGCGAGAAGGGCCACCCCACCCTGGCGCCCGAGGCGTACGCGGAGCAGAAGCGGCGGGAGGCGGTGGAGGTGGACCGCCGCCTGGGGGCGGAGACCGTCTTCCTGCCCTACAAGGACGCGGAGCTCCCCCTGAACGACGAGGTGAAGGTCGCCCTCTGCGACGTGATCCGCGAGCGGAGGCCCGACATCCTCGTCACCCACTGGCAGGGCAGCATCCACCCGGACCACGAGCGGGCCCACTTCATCACCGAGGGCGCCCGCTTCTTCGCCGCGCTGCCCGCCATCCAGCGGGCCCTGCCCGCGCACGGGGCTTGGGGACTCTGGTACGCGGAGAACTGGGAGGATCCCTACGGCTTCGAGATCGACACCTACGTGGACGTGAGCGACGTCTTCGATCTCTGGGTCGACGCGGTGCAGGGCTACGAGCTCTTCGGCGGCAAGGTCTCCTCCTTCCGCTACCTGGACTACTATAAGGCGCTGGCCACCCTGCGGGGGTGTCTGGCCGGCACGCGCTACGCCGTGGGGCTCATGAGCCCGCGGGGGACCAACGTGCGGAAGGAGAAGGCGGGGCTCCCCGGCTTTCCGGTGTGA
- a CDS encoding type II toxin-antitoxin system VapC family toxin, which produces MILLDTHAWVWWLGEPECLSSEARERIEHAASQNEVYVSSISVWEVAMLVERGRLKLALDVGDWIQHAESLPFIHYVPVDNRIAFRSVTLPEPFHRDPADRIIVATALILGADLTSKDERIQAYPFVKAVW; this is translated from the coding sequence GTGATCCTCCTCGACACGCATGCATGGGTCTGGTGGCTCGGTGAGCCAGAATGCCTCTCGTCGGAAGCTCGTGAGCGCATCGAGCACGCCGCCTCGCAGAACGAGGTCTACGTCTCTTCCATCAGCGTCTGGGAGGTCGCGATGCTGGTGGAGCGAGGGCGGCTCAAGCTCGCCCTGGACGTGGGCGATTGGATCCAACACGCCGAGAGCCTGCCTTTCATCCACTACGTTCCGGTGGACAACCGGATCGCGTTTCGGTCTGTCACGCTGCCGGAGCCCTTTCATCGGGATCCCGCAGACCGCATCATCGTCGCCACTGCGCTCATTCTCGGGGCCGATCTCACGTCCAAGGACGAGCGCATCCAAGCCTACCCATTCGTAAAGGCCGTGTGGTGA
- a CDS encoding carbohydrate ABC transporter permease yields MSTAPVQKDVQSDAAARGRLGVGVRAAARGRALGGKRWAPYLFLSPALLFGAVFFLLPTGFSFYLTFTSWNPLSTPRWVGLKNFEYILTRDPYFWHTLRNTFVFALGTVLVGTAVALLIAFVFTRSRGKSIWRTFYWLPMVTNVVAISYMWVYLYDPVYGAINAALRWLGIPGPNWLSDPGIAMLSVIIVAVWAGLGGHMLIFSAGLEGIDDQFYEAARVDGTSTWDEFLHITLPLLRPTLLFVLVTGFIGGLSNFALIMVMTNGGPMQATNVTANYMYQTAFQNLRMGRAAAMAYILFGFILLITLIQLRIFRKGGVESY; encoded by the coding sequence ATGAGCACGGCACCGGTGCAGAAGGACGTGCAGTCCGATGCGGCGGCGCGCGGCCGGCTCGGGGTGGGGGTGCGGGCGGCGGCCCGCGGGCGGGCCCTGGGTGGCAAGCGCTGGGCGCCCTACCTCTTCCTGAGCCCGGCGTTGCTCTTCGGCGCCGTCTTCTTCCTGCTGCCCACCGGCTTCTCCTTCTACCTCACCTTCACAAGCTGGAACCCGCTCTCCACCCCGCGGTGGGTCGGGCTGAAGAACTTCGAGTACATCCTCACCCGGGACCCCTACTTCTGGCACACGCTCCGGAACACCTTCGTCTTCGCCCTGGGGACGGTCCTGGTGGGCACCGCGGTCGCGCTCCTGATCGCCTTCGTCTTCACCCGCAGCCGGGGCAAGTCCATCTGGCGCACCTTCTACTGGCTCCCCATGGTGACCAACGTGGTCGCCATCTCCTACATGTGGGTCTACCTCTACGACCCCGTCTACGGGGCGATCAACGCGGCGCTGCGATGGCTCGGTATCCCCGGGCCCAACTGGCTCTCGGACCCGGGCATCGCCATGCTCTCGGTGATCATCGTGGCGGTGTGGGCGGGTCTGGGCGGCCACATGCTCATCTTCTCGGCGGGTCTGGAGGGCATCGACGACCAGTTCTACGAGGCGGCGCGGGTGGACGGCACCAGCACCTGGGATGAGTTCCTTCACATCACGTTGCCTCTTTTGCGTCCCACCCTGCTCTTCGTGCTGGTCACGGGCTTCATCGGGGGGCTGAGCAACTTCGCCCTCATCATGGTGATGACAAACGGCGGTCCCATGCAGGCCACCAACGTCACCGCCAACTACATGTACCAGACGGCCTTTCAGAACCTGCGGATGGGACGGGCCGCGGCCATGGCGTACATTCTCTTCGGCTTCATCCTGCTCATCACCCTGATCCAGCTCCGGATCTTCCGGAAGGGCGGGGTGGAGTCGTACTGA
- a CDS encoding carbohydrate ABC transporter permease, with amino-acid sequence MLIILTLWAIVAVIPLYWLFSTSFVSQESILRFPPSLYPNPPTMDNFVRLMQASPIWRWMLNSTVVAIVVTTSVVLFDSMAGYAFAKKRFPGREPLFWVIISMMIIPGQVTLVPIFVIMSRVNLIDTLPAVILPAMADVFGVFLMRQFIKTIPSELEDAARIDGAGAFTIYARIIVPLAAPALAVLAIFTFIGSWNNFLWPLIALNDPLKLTLPVGITTIQQENTVDYGLQMAGAALAALPMMILFFSLQRYFIKGLTIGGVKG; translated from the coding sequence GTGTTGATCATATTGACCTTGTGGGCGATCGTGGCGGTCATACCGCTGTACTGGCTCTTTTCCACGTCGTTTGTCTCCCAAGAGTCCATCCTGCGCTTTCCGCCCTCGCTATACCCCAATCCTCCCACAATGGACAACTTCGTTCGCTTAATGCAGGCAAGCCCAATCTGGCGGTGGATGCTCAACAGCACAGTTGTTGCGATCGTCGTCACGACATCAGTAGTCCTATTTGATTCTATGGCGGGGTATGCGTTTGCGAAGAAGCGTTTCCCGGGGCGGGAACCGCTCTTCTGGGTGATCATCTCCATGATGATCATTCCTGGGCAGGTTACGCTGGTTCCCATCTTTGTCATTATGAGCAGGGTTAACCTGATCGACACACTACCGGCCGTTATTCTGCCTGCCATGGCTGATGTCTTCGGCGTCTTTCTGATGCGACAGTTTATCAAAACCATCCCTTCGGAACTGGAGGATGCAGCACGTATAGACGGTGCGGGAGCGTTCACCATCTATGCCCGGATAATCGTTCCACTTGCTGCGCCGGCGCTGGCGGTGCTCGCAATCTTCACCTTCATAGGGAGCTGGAACAACTTCTTGTGGCCGCTTATCGCGCTGAATGATCCGCTTAAACTGACGCTGCCGGTGGGGATCACCACAATCCAGCAGGAGAATACGGTTGATTACGGACTCCAAATGGCTGGGGCTGCACTCGCTGCATTGCCCATGATGATCTTGTTTTTCTCCTTGCAGCGGTATTTCATCAAGGGATTGACGATTGGCGGCGTGAAGGGCTGA
- a CDS encoding extracellular solute-binding protein yields the protein MRRLGRWVAVALAAAWLAGSFGVLAEAKTRIVVAAHYGQGQKDFLLPYFDEYMKLHPDVELVYQELTFADYLQTVLTARMAGQAPDVYHLYSLWGVQMQQNGVLDQPPADVQKLVRETYVPSAVDSVTIDGTVWGIPTEINNYMLVYNRRLLAEAGYSEPPGTWEELLKVGKAVTQKNAEGKITRAGFAIERGWDSIVVHPWMALLYSEGGQLFSDDFSQATFNSPEGVRALEKLVATFEQGLTDPNVSVWDFPTGTIAMTIMAPWYENALKSTMGERYQEIAVAPIPPGPAGLRSVQYTFYWAVDSKSRVKKEAWEFLRWLNAARDGQGSRMGQMLITLGAIPANQADIAAHPDDLDDTYTRPFVDALAYSVAEPNVVQGQEIKMVLMNYILKAYYGEMTPKQALDAAAREVDDILFEYY from the coding sequence GTGAGACGCTTGGGTAGGTGGGTCGCCGTCGCTCTGGCCGCGGCATGGCTGGCGGGGAGCTTCGGGGTGCTTGCAGAGGCCAAGACGCGGATCGTGGTCGCAGCCCACTACGGGCAGGGGCAGAAGGACTTCCTCCTGCCCTACTTCGACGAGTACATGAAGCTCCATCCCGACGTGGAGCTGGTCTATCAGGAGCTGACCTTCGCCGACTACCTCCAGACTGTCCTGACCGCCCGCATGGCCGGGCAGGCCCCCGACGTCTACCACCTGTACTCCCTGTGGGGCGTTCAGATGCAGCAGAACGGCGTACTGGACCAGCCCCCGGCCGACGTGCAGAAGCTCGTCCGGGAGACCTACGTCCCCTCCGCGGTGGACTCGGTCACCATCGACGGCACCGTCTGGGGCATCCCCACCGAGATCAACAACTACATGCTCGTCTACAACCGGCGCCTCCTGGCCGAGGCGGGGTACAGCGAGCCGCCCGGGACCTGGGAGGAGCTGCTGAAGGTGGGCAAGGCCGTCACCCAGAAGAACGCCGAGGGGAAGATCACCCGGGCCGGCTTCGCGATCGAGCGGGGCTGGGACTCCATCGTGGTCCACCCATGGATGGCACTCCTCTACTCCGAGGGCGGCCAGCTCTTCAGCGACGACTTCAGCCAGGCGACCTTCAACTCGCCCGAGGGCGTGCGGGCCCTGGAGAAGCTGGTGGCCACCTTCGAGCAGGGCCTCACGGACCCCAACGTCTCCGTCTGGGACTTCCCCACGGGGACCATCGCCATGACCATCATGGCCCCCTGGTATGAGAACGCGCTCAAGTCCACCATGGGCGAGCGCTACCAGGAGATCGCCGTGGCACCCATCCCGCCCGGGCCGGCGGGCCTGCGGTCGGTGCAGTACACTTTCTACTGGGCGGTGGACAGCAAGAGCCGGGTGAAGAAGGAGGCGTGGGAGTTCCTCCGCTGGCTCAACGCGGCCCGGGACGGCCAGGGCTCCCGCATGGGCCAGATGCTCATCACCCTCGGCGCCATCCCGGCCAACCAGGCCGACATCGCGGCTCACCCCGACGACCTGGACGACACCTACACCAGGCCCTTCGTGGACGCACTCGCCTACTCGGTGGCCGAGCCCAACGTGGTGCAGGGTCAGGAGATCAAAATGGTGCTCATGAACTACATCCTGAAGGCGTACTACGGCGAGATGACGCCCAAGCAGGCCCTGGATGCGGCTGCCCGTGAGGTGGACGACATCCTGTTCGAGTACTACTGA
- a CDS encoding type II toxin-antitoxin system Phd/YefM family antitoxin, producing the protein MEPSIPKSKFKARALEYFRKVQETGQPIIVTERGKPVLRVVPYVPSSDEVLRILRGSVLAYNRPTEPVDVDAWESLE; encoded by the coding sequence GTGGAGCCAAGCATCCCCAAGTCCAAGTTCAAGGCGCGTGCGCTGGAGTACTTTCGGAAGGTGCAGGAGACCGGCCAACCCATCATCGTCACCGAGCGCGGCAAGCCGGTCCTGCGCGTCGTTCCATACGTCCCCAGCAGCGATGAGGTCCTTCGGATCCTGCGCGGATCCGTCCTTGCGTACAACCGGCCGACCGAGCCCGTGGACGTCGACGCGTGGGAGTCCCTCGAGTGA
- a CDS encoding discoidin domain-containing protein — MPSGWPTSWAPWRSCRWRRPPTGPSSTPTRRARATSASSALHEAPRYDATSDFLPDRAVDGDPTTRWASRIFSDAAEWFQVDLGQVLAFGQIELHWEYWATRYSVEVSNDGERWREVAGHQQAERAKEPPQPVDRILLPAPVEARYVRIQMTQRPQTSGEAAGTSTWTPKAFSLWEVGVYLR, encoded by the coding sequence ATGCCCTCTGGGTGGCCGACGTCCTGGGCACCCTGGCGGAGCTGCAGGTGGAGGCGGCCGCCTACTGGGCCCTCCTCAACCCCTACCCGCCGGGCCAGGGCGACTTCGGCCTCTTCAGCCCTGCACGAGGCCCCGCGGTACGACGCGACCAGCGACTTCCTCCCCGATCGGGCCGTCGACGGCGACCCCACCACCCGCTGGGCCTCCCGCATCTTCAGCGACGCCGCCGAGTGGTTCCAGGTGGACCTGGGCCAGGTGCTCGCCTTCGGCCAGATCGAGCTCCACTGGGAGTACTGGGCGACCCGCTACAGCGTGGAGGTCTCCAACGACGGGGAGCGCTGGCGCGAGGTGGCCGGTCACCAGCAGGCCGAGCGGGCGAAAGAGCCGCCCCAGCCGGTGGACCGCATCTTGCTGCCGGCGCCGGTGGAAGCCCGGTACGTGCGGATCCAGATGACCCAGAGGCCCCAGACGTCGGGAGAAGCGGCCGGAACATCGACCTGGACCCCCAAGGCGTTCTCCCTCTGGGAGGTGGGGGTGTACCTCCGCTAG